The window TTTTAGGCAGGTAATCTTCCTTTACAAAATGTAATGACAGCATGGTCTTTGCCCCATCATGGGTAGCCGCATCTATTCCTTTTAGAATCAGTAAAGACCGTGAAGCAGACAAGATAGCATAATAAGACCTGTTAATGGTTAAACCATATTTTCCTTGTTTGAAGGTATCTTCAGCATCCTTCAAATTAATGTGTGCCTTTTCAATCCGTATGCTTGAAAGATTAATCTTTTCATCAAGAGTTAACGCCATCATGTCCTCTTTCTGTAAATTATAACCCCTTCTTCTTCAATTGCACGTGCAAAGCCGGTACGATATAACCTTTCATTATCAAGCACTTTCCAGTCTTTTATTACCGGTGCAAAGGGGATTCCTGTCTGGTCTTCTTTTGTTCCGAAATATTTTATAATTGCAGTCTCTGTCTTAATATCCTTATCCTTGACAATAACCAATACATCAAAATCAGACTCTCCTTTATAGTCACCTCTTACACG is drawn from Nitrospirota bacterium and contains these coding sequences:
- a CDS encoding nucleotidyltransferase domain-containing protein, with the translated sequence MFLKERKVLDNIAEEIEASPLFAERVEEIVVFGSRVRGDYKGESDFDVLVIVKDKDIKTETAIIKYFGTKEDQTGIPFAPVIKDWKVLDNERLYRTGFARAIEEEGVIIYRKRT
- a CDS encoding HEPN domain-containing protein — protein: MMALTLDEKINLSSIRIEKAHINLKDAEDTFKQGKYGLTINRSYYAILSASRSLLILKGIDAATHDGAKTMLSLHFVKEDYLPKNIIDSFRILLARRTDVDYGDFSETTVEEAEDSLNKAREFIANVEHAITRLKSEWIV